In Rosa rugosa chromosome 4, drRosRugo1.1, whole genome shotgun sequence, the genomic stretch ATGAACCGCCAAAAAGTGAACTGGCCAACTTCTGCTTTTCTGGAGAAATTTCAACTGATGGCTTCCTCAAGTCATAAGTATCACGTGCTTTTGAATTTGAAGTACTCACACCATCTACCTGCGTGATCCCGTTTGTCGTTTTGTGGGGAGAAGTTGAGGTCGAAGATGCAGAAGATGAGTATGTAGGCCTACCCCATTTCTTTTGAACACCGTCAAGTCGTAATTTAAGTTCTAACGATCCTGCATCTGACACAGATGGCAATGATGCAGACTGGTGTGTCTCCCTAGCATAAGATGGTTCAGGCACTGGAACAAGTTCAGTTGAGGATGCAACTGCAGCTGGAGGAACTCTTGATGGCACCAGTGGCTTTGGAAGCTCATAGGCCTCGAACCGAAGACTGTGACTTAAAGCTTCATGCTGATCTTGGCTTCTGAAATTGTTAATACTTGACATTCCAGAGCGCTCATTCTCAGAAATATATGGCTGAGCACCTTTTTCTATTGCCTGTTGGACATAACCATTGAGGAATGAAAGGTTTTTATCGAtctgcaaaagaaaaaagaattagcTGATCTGAAGGATGTGAAAAATAGAATcgcatatgttttttttttttttttttcttatgagaAGCAAACTCGCTTGTAAAAATCAGGGCAGGCAATCAGTCCCCAAGTCAGAATTTGAAAAACAAATGACAAGGGATCACCTGGACTACTAAAGAAACTGATCTACAACTAAGGCAATAACAATCAACAGTAAAACAGATAAACCAAAAACTAAGTCGCAGGTTCCTTGTCATAAAGAATGTTGAAATGAGCAAACTCTAAACTCTGAAGAAATTGACGCCAAAGAGATGCCCAAAATTGAACCCTATTCCTGGAAGACACTTCCTGACAAGTCACACCTAGCTTCCTCAAATATCCTTTTATTCCATTCCACCCACACCACCCACAAACTGCTAATATAGCACATTTCCCTAAGATCATGCTCCTCTTCGTcaattcaattttatttttttctatccGTCACACGATAGGGCATTACATGAACCCGAAACTCGGGTCAAATTTGTCTCTCTAAACAATTTATGCCACAAGAACAAAGCAAAGGGACCTGAAGCAGCACAGGACTCAAAATTTTAGCTGTTAACAAATCACACACCAGTGTGGACCATATCCTCTGAACCATGTCACTGTTAGGCTAATAGCCTTCTGAATTGCAAAATGACCAGGACCAGAAATAGAAGAATCAATCCAGTTACAGCTTTGAATAGGTTTTACAGGAAAAAAGAACCCCGGGGTCCATACCCTCTATCCAGCCTTTATTGAACCAGCCTAAAGCTTTTTAAAATGCCGATAAGTCAGTCCCCAACACTTCATGGTCATTTAAAGTTCTCCGAAAACCAAAATCCCAAGACAAAGGATAAGAAGGATTATTAAGATGCATATGGTCATGCTGACAAAGGATAAGAAGGGTTATAAAGATGCATATGGGCAATACAAAAAGCGGTTTTCTCTAGCCAACACTTTTCCGATGACTTATAAGCACTTCAAATATTGAAAATAATGTCAGTATTCATCTTTGCTAATCTGCAGTGAACCTGTACCATGAGATTTACTAACAAGTAGATGAATAATAGACCTCAGCAATATTCGCTCCTGTAGAATATAATGATTAATTAAGCTACTAAAACGGAGACCAGTGAATTGTAATCTTCATAGCCGGCTATGTCCTAAGTTCCTAACCCAAGTTGAAAACAGGATCTCTTttgttcttcctttttcttttctcaatgAGCTGTTCACAAGGGACCATATATCTAACCCTTTTTACAACTTGCTTTAGATCGAATACTGCATATTTATCTTCCCTTGGTGGATTAGCTTCAACAGCACATACATCGTGTCAGGCAAAGCGTGAAAAGAGACCTTTTATAAAGATATATAGGCTCAAACTTGACAGTAGAGAAATGTAAAATACTATATTAAAACAATGGTAAAATACGGGTAAGCAATCATTTACTGATTCTGTAAAAACTTGTATATCTCCATAGTATGCATCCATAATTTTTCACCCTACTACTATTTTTAAGAAATGGTCAGTTTCTCTCCAGCAAAgtagttttttgttttgatgCATTGGAGGGGATCAAAAACCCTGACATATCCTAACACTAACCCATATCCCAACCTTCCTACACCATTTGGGATGACCCCATGATATTCACAAAAAAGCAGTTGCAGAATATTTTCAACATAAAAACTTCTAAAACTAAAATATCATGAAAGCTCAATGATGTGATTAACCAAACAATACATGATTGCTAAGCCTAAAGTCTCTGTCAAGCCTTTTTCGAGTCAAAACTACAAGCATTTCCCTTTCGGATTGCATTGGTCATATAATGATTTGCCTAGCTATTATTATAGTCATGCTGAAAGGATTGCTAGATAATAGTATGGCTAATGACCCTTGTGCCCTTGTAATTGTCGAAGTATTAATTTATTCTAATAACTACATTTATCAAACTTTAAAATACAATGACTTTATTGTACGTCTCTTATTAATAgtttgtattaaaaaaaaattattattgacGACGTCAAATGAGGTCGGTGAATATAAAATCATATGACAAAATAAAATTATGTCTCTTGAAGCGGAACACAATTGATTATGTTGTTGTGATAATGTCTCTGTTttattaatatgtgaaataatgAGTAATGCTGCATTCAACATATCGGATCTATGAGACACATGCATGTCATGATGGCAtcagaaagaaataaaagaatagTACAAGTAGATTGTGTAATATTACCTCAATGTCTTCACAACTTGCATCTGATGGCATAATACTCTCAATGGCATGAGCATCTATGCCAATGACAGCTTGCAATTCATATGCACGCTGCTGGAGATCTGTTGAGTGAGAAGCTGATAATTCCTCCACCAAAGATTGACACTATAAAGAAACAAGGGTCTAGTTAATCACATATTTCTATGAgtcaaaacaaaataagaacaaaattCTAGTTAAAATACATGTGCGATCATTTTATAACATATGAATATGATCCcatgcaggaaaaaaaaaaaccttttagAGAGTAAGAGAATGACAAAAAGTCAACACCAGATTATATAAATGTTGTAAACGGATTACTGAAAACAAACCATTcaaaattgcaaaaaaaaaaaaaattatatatatatatatatatatatatatatatatatatgagttagATAACTAAATGAAGGTAGCCCTCACACCTTAGGAGATCTTAATAAAACGTCAAAATGTCAAGGGTATAATCATCCGCTCATGTATGTATATGAGTTAGTACGAATCGTACATCTAGTTTCTAGAGCGGAAGCACTTATCCTTTCCCTTAATTCTGTTAAATATTAAAATGGTCCTATGTATGCCACACCAATTGTCAAGGGTATAATCATCCTTTCAATAATCTTAAAACAATAAAAGGAATTGACAATGAAAATTAGaatgaaaaagaataaaataaaaggttTACCCACTTCACCCCCCTTCCTTGcaccttctctctcctcttacACACTTACCTCATCAAGACCCCATGGCAGATCTACCCTCACCCACTTCCATGGTGGTTAATCACAATAACTACCAACATATTAGTAAGGAATCTAAAGTCAAAATTATCGTTCTTTACATATACTCGGAGAGGGTATGTACTGGAGttaaaacaatattaatctaaAAGTGAACTTATGCGAATGTTTATAAAATTCACCTCAGGTAGCATATCCACTTTTCTTCCAGCTGATATTTCAAATGCATATATTTTCATGATTGCTGTAACAGCATAAGCCTGTAAAACAAACACTCGTAGGAATTAGGGTTaagtataaatatatatatatagacaaaaATACAGAAGGTATCTTTTTTACTAGATAATCAGATATTAATACACATAAAATTTGAATAATGTTCAGACACTTATTTTGAGAAAAAGAATGCAAAGGTACTCGCAATTCAATTCTATCGACTCAGAGACTACATACAGCAGTGCCCCTATCTAGTAAAAATCTCAAATAACACCGTTGTAGGCTCTAGCTAGGACAAACATGACCAATAAACTCCTCCTTAGCAACATACTTAGCCCAATTGTTCAAAGtgaaaagaacaaaatgaaaaaaaaaaatgaaaaaaaaaaagagccccTTAAATAGCCTAAACCCAAAATGAGTTGGACCATAGCCTCCAAAGAAGTCTCAGCTCACCAGTCAAAAGGGTGAATGTGATACTAGGACAATGATGTGCAAGGATCCTAACAAGCATGCAGCTTATAGAACAAGCAGCTCCACCCGTCAACGAGAGGAAGCACCAGGATCGTGCCCAAGTTGCAAGACATGGGTAAATAGAAAGCAGCACCAGCAATATTGGAGCTCCCTTATCAAATACCACCCTGAACCCAAATCCAGACCCAAGAAATGGTCTCATTCAATACAGAAACTAGATAAAATTCTTTTAGTTGTTTTTTATTGTACTTTTTTAGTTATCATTTATTAATCCAATGGAAAATAAGATTTAGAATGCCCGAAAAATTCTAAAATCACAGGAGACCCTGCTTAGTCCTATCAAAGAAGACAGATTTTCAAAAGTTACCTTTTTAACCCAGTTATTTAAAAAGAGATTCCCTTTTTATACAACTTATACTCCTGAGCTTTTTTACATTACAAATTTAAGAAAAACGGCACAAAGACCCACATGAATATGAAGTCTATGAGGAAAGTCCAAAGGTATTAAAGGGGGCAACTTCTGAGTGGGTTTTGAGGTGGCATTTAGTGCATCCATATCCAAATGCTTGTCAGATGCAACTGACACTCCACTTGGGAGTTGTCTGTGCATCATGGAGATGCATTGTAATTGCTCAAATGTCAAGAATGGTGCCCTCTTTGTCAGAAAACTACTGTCATTAACAACAAGGAGAACAGAAGAGGCAATTGAACCCATGAAGCTCTGATGCTATTATCAGAGAACCAAAATGCCTACCACACTGATAGTATAGAGGCCCTTCATGAACATGCTAGAGAATCAAAATGCCTACCACATTGAGCGTATAGTTGCAATTCATGGACACGCTACTCTTAGATTAAAATAAATTAGGTTGAGAATTGAACTTATGAGCTTTGATATGGTCATGTGGGGACCCACATCCCTATATGGCACATTTAAACGTCCAACAGTATACCTGAGATCCATATTTTGCTACCAGGATCAAACAAACAACACAACTGTTTTCCAGTTACCAACTTGGAAACAAAAGCTCAAAAAAACAGGAAACAGCAACGAAACCaacaaatataaatttttttgtcaTTGAACTATTAGGATTTGGCAACTATTACCAGAAGGTAGGAGAATAAAAAAATCTAATACCCCCAGACCTGATATGAAAAGCTACTGAGAAATGTTCACAAATGAATCATATATATGGAGAGAATAGACAAAACTAAAATCCAATCGAATCAAATCTGTAAATGTTAATAGCTTCCACCATGTATAACTATTCTGCTGCAATTATATATGGTGATGAAATGGAAACAGAACACGGGCATTACCATAAGTATTAAAAAAAGATCATGTATTTCTCTATATACATTTACAGACTGACCACCTAATCCTGAAGCATGGCAATCCCATCAGCTCAATCTCTTAAAAATTACAAATAAAAAATGATAGAAACTCTAGCTACAAAAATACTTGGTTTGAGTGATACCTTGACAGTTTCATCATTTGAATATGCCTCTGCCACATCACATAACTTCCCAGTGATATATGAAGCAGAATACTTTCCATCAGCAGTTCCATATTCCCCCAAAACCCAACAAATGACCTGTAATCACAACTAAACATTAAGATATCAACAGGAATATTCTTTTAAAAACTTCTACATAAAAGCACAAATAGGATGAAGAGAATTGAGAGGGCACTGTACCTGAAGAAATACAGACGGAAGCTTTGGCTCTCCAATGATGCGCAAATATGACTCCACCTGCACAGAAAAATCTTTATtgcaataccaaaaaaaaaaaagggaagaagaaactaaTGCATCAATTTTATAAATATTCCAATCTTCAAGTTATATAGTAGCAGCCAAAAGAGACTGAAGTAATTACAGAATTAACTCTTCTCAGCAAAATTTACAGGGACTTCAAATGGAATTCAGATATATGAAATTCCCAACCCATTTTCATTATAATCAGTGAACATGGCCACAGTAGATAATGATTATATACCAAAGAAGGATGTAGACTAAATTTTAAGGCAAATATACCCCGGAGTTCTCACACAATATGGTCATTTACCAATCTATTTGCATAAACTAAAGGGAAGAGGATTTCTCTCGGCAACCCAGCTCGCTTCACCGAAATCCAAAGAAAAAAGATAGAGCAAAAATATAAGAAGCTCTGCGTCATGACAAATAGAGAAAAGGCTGATACGCGTCGTCAAAGACAAATCAGATTTTCCACGGTTGGTTTCTTAAAATTATATTATGCTATTCTGAATTAAGCAGCATCATCAGTAAATCAATAACAAGTACAACGGATACAATTCACATGAGCTGGTACACTCCACATCAGGATCAAACAAGCTAAGATACTTCTACTTGTACCCAGAAGAACTTAATGTCTACATTATACTAATCGAGAACAATAGTCTTTATCTTGTATACAACAGCTATAGACTTTCTGGAAGAAAAAAACCAGAAACTCCTTTCTATAAAGAGCAGTGCTCTTTACTAAAAATATATCAAAGAAACAGCTTAAGCAACTTCAGGAAGGAAATAGAAAATGACTACATATTGGATAATTTCCTCCATACTCTAGTAATTGCATTAAATGTATATCAACTTGCGCATAACACAATGAACATATCTTTGTTAAgaccaaggttcgattagcttgAACAGTGTGAAGGCGAGATGGCAGACAACGAAATGATCATGCAATTCGCAAAGGCATTAGGAGGAGGTGGGAGTGTAGGATAAATGGGAAAGATGAAGAGAAGACAGGAAAGCTTGACAGTAATTTCATAAATATTGTCACACGTGGCACGTGTTAGTTAGTGTCAACTTTTTTTCATGTTACCTCATCCCGACATGACATGACATGTTTGGTCATCCTTAAAAGTGTCAGAGTTTCTTTTTTAAGAGAGTTGGTGATCAAAGTTAATGGATGGAACTACAAATCTAAATCTAAAGGACATATTGATTGATTTTTAAGTTGGATTGAAACCTAAGAAATCACATCAATGCTTAGGTGGGATTCTGATATATAACGGAAACATTCTTCATGCACACAATAAGTCAAATAGCATTGTGTCAATGATACTGAGTAAAGCAGTGTCAAGATATGCTGAAAAGTGAAAATCACATACCGCAGATGATCTCAACTGACTATCTGCAGTATCATCATCCTCTCCAAATCCCTCGGCGATCAATTTCATCAAGTTATGTGCCACCTTAACATTCACCAAATCTCCCGCATGTTCGAAGACTTTATTCATGGTCTGAAGACAAAATATCAGAGGTGAAAGACATTAGCAGTTCATTAAGCAATAACAAAACTCTTCCAGAATAGAAGTGAAATTCAAAAGGCAGCATGTGTTACCTGGATAAACCATTGATTGCTTGGAGCAAATTGCTCAGCAAGCTCCACACATCGAGATGCTATATATGTTTTGTAATGGTTATCATTAAGGCTTatcatgtaatcaatcatacgGTCAACAATCACCTCCACATTGGAGGACTTTGTCATCTTGTATAacagttcaaatgtttttcgCTTCAAAGTATCATCCGGGTCCTGCACCAAGCACAAACTTCATTTACATTAAACGATACAAGCTTGGTTAGAAAACATAACCAGACAGAACTGTCTCACCTCTAAGCAATCAATGACAGCCAACTGGTGTTGCTCAGCTATCTCCGGACTGATCTTTATCAGTCGACCAAGAGCATCAATGCCCATATATTTCAAATTATGACTGTCACTCTGTCCACCATACACATAAAAAGGAATAATTGGTTTTTGAACCTCTGACAGCCTAAACTCTAATATCTTGCACAAATCACTGAAAATTTGAAAATCCAAACCTTCAAAAATCTTGAGATGACTTGAGCAGCCTGTTCTAACAACTTCGGATTAGGATGTATTGCAGAAACGCAACAAATACACTCATAAAGAACTGCATTTCCTATATTACTCGTGGAATCGCACTTCTTAAATATGTCGCCGACTACCATATACATCTTCTCACTCGATTGCTTATCCCCGCTCCCCAACAATGCCAAAATCTTCAACAACCTAATCTGCATTCTCAAATTCAACAACCACATCACAACAAAGCTCCTTATTTCACTACATTCAAACAGTAAGCTCGGCTCGAAAGTAAACCTGAATAAAGGGCGCTGGAAGCTGATGGTAGTCATAGGTCTTCGGCAACCTACGCTCTGCAACTTGCTTCAGAATGCTCACAAAGCTAACCACCAAATCCTTATACGTATTCACATCGATGGTAATGAGATCGAACAACGGGCACAGCGTGGCTCCCATGACTCCAGGATCGTTATCACAGAGCCGCTTCCGGAAATTGGATACCAGATGCGAAACCGACGACGGCGACTTCTGATAAAACCGATGAAGAGCCATGATCGCCTTCTTCCTCACCGCCTCCTTCTGGTGCCCTAGGAGCTCCACGACCTGGGGCAGAACGGCGGGCACGGTCTCGTCGTTGATGAGCTTGCAGACGGCATTGAGGGCGGTGCAAACGACGAGGTAATTGTCAGACTTCAGGTCCTTCTGGATGGTGTTGACGATGAGGATGATGAGGTCGTGATCGTCGTTGAGGAAGAGCGAGACGGCGAGGTAGCCGGTGCGCTTGAGGACGAGATTGTCGTCGTGCGTCATCTTCACGGCGTGGATGTAAGCGAACGACGCGTCGTGGCCGAGCATTTCGACGTAGACGAGGCGGATGATGTACTCCTTCATCTTGCGCTTGGGGATGTCGGGCTCGGAGAGGCGtcgttttagggtttcgatCTCGTGGAGGACGATGCGCTCCTCTTCGGCCTTGGATCGAGCTTCGCCGATGGACTTGACGAGGTCGAGGAACTCCTTGGATTGGCCGAAGCCGCCTTGGGAGCCCATGGCGAGCTCCCGGCCGATGGTCTTGAGCTGCTCCATTAGGGAAGTTGGGGCATCAAGGAGTGTGGATTGtgaagagagaagagggaaGAAGGGGGTTTGGGGTCTCCCTCAGGGCAGATCTgaaatatgagagagagagagagtgtgtggcGTGAATAAGTGATAAGAGGGGAGGACACAGTGGGCGTGGCTATAGAGCTTCCGGGTGTCGGAGAAGCAGAGAGACGGCTTCACCGTTTATTGATTTTTACAACGGCGCTGTCAATTTTTCCTTTGCTTAATGCCATGATCAAAATTCTTTTCACTCTACCTTTCcaaaatggttaaatttttcaaataaaaaaattattaaacattttttttttaagggaaagacgacaaactatattaattgaaactgaggagtacatggagcgatgcaaacgcatcgaaagaaaaataataaaacataacAAGATACACAATCGCATctataatgaagaaaaaacaataaaacatagcaagatgcacaaacgcatctagaGTAAAGGGTCGAGCAAGAAAATTACAAAGAGAAACATATTGAGCAACCTACACCGAGTAAAATCAAGCATTAAGGGCATTAAGAGGGAGACATCGAGTCCACGTCTGATTTCAACCACCGAGTGTCCCATTTTAGCTAAGAAAATCCGCTATAAAGTTAGCATATCGGAAGATATGCTTGAAAGTAACAACTTCAAAGCTTTAAGCAAGCCATTTGATGTCACTCACAGTCTTCTTGATTCTCAAATTATTTAAAAAGTTGTTAAGGCCTAACATATTTGTCAAGCAACTAGaatggtgtttggtaaaatttaataaaatttagAAAGAGGTTTTGAGGGTTTGCTCCACGTTGCCCAAAGAGGAGAAAAGAGTTTGTTGCGCTTCTTGCATCCATGTTTCATCCGGTGGCGCGTCCTTGGGACGTCATGGTCAGACAGGTAGGTCTGGTTTGTCAATTCACTAGTGATGGTCCGAGGCAGAGTACAGGCTGGGACGAGGAGAAGCGATGGTGCAGTTATGAAAGTCTGCAACCGCCGAGGACGTGAAGAAGTCTGCAACCGTCGACTAGAGCCAACAAAGCTTGGATCCACCATTGGTCGATGTCGTGGAAGCCTAGTGGAAGGCGAGATACTCAATCGAGGATGCGCTTTAGATCCATATGGAATCCGGGAGCAATGGCGATCCGGCCACTGTTGCTAGGCGTGCTTCAACTTTGGAGTGCTTTGACGGATATGGTTCGACGTATGTGTGGTTCGGTGGCAGCGGGGATCAACGGTGGTGATAGCTAAGtttaaagctattgattttccttattctcctgcaaatatgtcaatcgtagtatagagaaataagggtctcccgcagaggattaagttaaactaagtgcttcaacaaaagtcacaaaaacgtgactgcagaacagcagtcgaaaaacaaactaaaaacctaaccaaaacaacccagaaaaatatgaaaatttacagagacgtactagacacacaaggtgtccagcacacaaaatttgggaatttttggaTTTCGTTTACTATGAAAGTAAAATACGTGAAAACAGAGGACAGAAGGAGAAACGAAACTGAGACAGATTTGagattggttgatatcaagatgatgaaactagctaggaaggaagtatccacctccaacaatcacacacaacacactttgtccaattaacttagttgaagacgctcagattggctcggtacgcttgaacacaacttattaccctttcttactttgtacgctaggcaggaaatgctctacacctagactattcccaagcaatgcaacctaaaggtacgtttattagattaaacatgcagagatcattaagtttgaaaagagtttgagcaatcactaggcatcgcaaataacttagagccttgctaaacctagggttttgtttacttgctagtgaaaactaccaattacttctctagataatttgaggaatccaactattgatccaggcatcaaacaatcaaagtattagaaccctagcgtgcatactaagtaggcctccaaagcatacaaacatagaattcatcaatgagaaattggTAAACAAAATCTCAACTTTGTTAAttagaaaacaaattgaatgtcaaagtatgttatggatcatgtctaggggcttcaactgccccctaactactggaaatttagttacacataattggaatcaaaaacacaaaataatgaaaaagggaggaagaagaagagagagctgctgcagattgatctccttttatatgcttagaggttaggaaacccaaaacctaaaagaatttgggttcacgtgcttaggtggagttttcctattggctcttgaacttgatgacttattCTAACCATTCACATCGTGCCATTTGTCCATCATAAGTcggaatatgaagcacaaactcgtcctcgggcttcttggtgtgatttgggcctcgaaacataaattcccgtccaacctcagattcacgcgcagcctgacctcTTGTACTAAATCGACCATAACTTCCtatagaaaaatgatattgatgagccgtaaaaagattcggaaactagacatccgaggctatccatcaatataaagatcatcctctggatcgttctgagctggtctcagtgctctgtcgaagttaactgatctgcacaggcagatttcccgattttgcttttcaatccctcttttacttcttttcttcttctttactccaagatacctataaaacaaataaacaaagtaaataactagaaaatacactaaactaacaaagaaagtatggagattaacgctattaacATCGCATAAATATGCTCTTATCAGGTGGCGTGGTTCGGCCACTTGTGCTGGCCGTGGTTTGACGGCATGGTGGTTCAACGGTTGCGGTGCCACAATTCTGACAGGGAGAGGTTGAGGGTAATGGGAAACATgggtacataggtagtgggtgctctaaccactgaacTAACATCATTTTGGCACTGTCCAGCTAGCAAGACAATATTGATATCAACGAGCTACTACCCCAACCGCAACCCCAGCCCCGGCCCGACGCTGTTCACTCAGCAGATCTACAGCAGCATATGAATTGTCATTAGCTTAGATACCATCATATGCAAAAATACAGGTTACTATTAGTGTCTCTTCCTTGGGGTTAGTTGAATTTGTACTTCATTGTCACCTTCATGCGATATAAAGAATAACAGTAGAGAACAAGGTTACAAAGATATTGAAGTTGAGGGAGACTCCAAATTGATCATTGATGTTGTCAATAGAGTCATTCAGCCTCCTTGGAGATTGATCAAAATTATTCAAGATATCCAAGCCATTGCCACAGCTTTTGACTCTATTACATTTAGACACATCTTTAGAGAAAACAAACTTTGTGGCTGATGCTTTAGCCAATTTAGGTTACAATCATGTAAACGGTTCAACATGGACCAATATGGTTCCTAATCAGGCCTCGAGAGCCTTATTGGTTGATGTTGTAAACTCtggttgccctagaggcttCCATTTTCTAATTTAAAGTCTTTtcctatcaaaaaaaaaaaaaaaaagcaaaatatAAAGAATACCAATAAGGCTTACTTCGTTTTTCGCAGACGCATGAATAGCTCCACCAGGGCTAGTTTCCGCTACCTTGCCAGGTTAAGATCAGTATTGTCGATATCATCAGTAGCAACTAGCACTCAAGACTCTTGCAATAGATCACATTTGGACAAACTGCATGACCGTCACCAAAACACCATGAAGTTAAAA encodes the following:
- the LOC133742139 gene encoding AP-4 complex subunit epsilon; amino-acid sequence: MEQLKTIGRELAMGSQGGFGQSKEFLDLVKSIGEARSKAEEERIVLHEIETLKRRLSEPDIPKRKMKEYIIRLVYVEMLGHDASFAYIHAVKMTHDDNLVLKRTGYLAVSLFLNDDHDLIILIVNTIQKDLKSDNYLVVCTALNAVCKLINDETVPAVLPQVVELLGHQKEAVRKKAIMALHRFYQKSPSSVSHLVSNFRKRLCDNDPGVMGATLCPLFDLITIDVNTYKDLVVSFVSILKQVAERRLPKTYDYHQLPAPFIQIRLLKILALLGSGDKQSSEKMYMVVGDIFKKCDSTSNIGNAVLYECICCVSAIHPNPKLLEQAAQVISRFLKSDSHNLKYMGIDALGRLIKISPEIAEQHQLAVIDCLEDPDDTLKRKTFELLYKMTKSSNVEVIVDRMIDYMISLNDNHYKTYIASRCVELAEQFAPSNQWFIQTMNKVFEHAGDLVNVKVAHNLMKLIAEGFGEDDDTADSQLRSSAVESYLRIIGEPKLPSVFLQVICWVLGEYGTADGKYSASYITGKLCDVAEAYSNDETVKAYAVTAIMKIYAFEISAGRKVDMLPECQSLVEELSASHSTDLQQRAYELQAVIGIDAHAIESIMPSDASCEDIEIDKNLSFLNGYVQQAIEKGAQPYISENERSGMSSINNFRSQDQHEALSHSLRFEAYELPKPLVPSRVPPAAVASSTELVPVPEPSYARETHQSASLPSVSDAGSLELKLRLDGVQKKWGRPTYSSSASSTSTSPHKTTNGITQVDGVSTSNSKARDTYDLRKPSVEISPEKQKLASSLFGGSSRTGKRPSSGNHKVSKAAEKLQVSKAAGAHTDAAVEKTNHEPTPDLLDFSDSTVTSTAPSIDPFQQLEGLLDQTEATSTVNNGPAGASKTPEIMGLYADTPVSGLTSSVGDPVLTNRDDFNLASELSNATRTSQVGVSQSNKGPNPKDSLEKDALVRQMGVTPTSQNPNLFRDLLG